From a single Anoplolepis gracilipes chromosome 3, ASM4749672v1, whole genome shotgun sequence genomic region:
- the LOC140664005 gene encoding high affinity nerve growth factor receptor, which translates to MYTRRVPRKRGLSSPETRTDLSVNASDQQQSDVIASPIYGSSEIKACKNHPHICGKEAACRSFPDNTSKCVCPHDLSPPTADLKCPNRVIVPLTPRPIYNIVPPSTNNSTNSTNGLPEAEQVEGLRYKVPEIVGVAIAFVAVIILLLSIVYGVRRRSYSVKSQRSSLENGTPINLKKGLLLAHKYTPNPQYFTCTSPGVLIIQRDSLTFLHDIGEGCFGKVYKGEWHNESKKEIVAIKVLKETATPETEQDFMREVDIMSTFSHTNILSLKGMVLRDATNNPWMVFEYMPHGDLAELLRANSPQLRLSKKPGVKPLTKNSLHWISIQIAAGMSYLAAQRFVHRDLACRNCLVGLDLVVKIADFGMSRDVYTCDYYKIGGSRKLPVRWMSPESLIYGRFTLETDIWSYGVVLWEIFSFGKNPYFGYNNEEAVNLILRGIMLLPPDECPPVICQIMRDCWKLEPRERIKFPDILDRLEKAKNELVQQGSLPRPPQGPVTVRTPDVLDPDGYLLPAPATPREYLQTLPPLSD; encoded by the exons ATGTACACACGAAGAGTACCGAGAAAAAGAGGCCTCTCCTCTCCAGAAACAAGAACAG aTTTATCTGTGAACGCATCCGATCAACAGCAGTCGGACGTAATAGCGTCGCCGATCTACGGAAGTTCCGAGATCAAGGCGTGCAAGAATCATCCGCACATCTGCGGAAAGGAAGCGGCCTGTCGCAGCTTCCCGGATAATACGTCAAAATGCGTGTGTCCTCATGACCTCTCGCCACCCACGGCGGATTTAAAATGTCCAAATCGTGTAATCG TTCCTCTAACGCCTCGTCCTATATACAACATAGTACCACCAAGTACCAACAATAGTACGAATAGTACGAACGGACTTCCGGAGGCTGAGCAG GTGGAAGGATTAAGATATAAGGTACCTGAAATAGTAGGAGTAGCTATAGCCTTCGTCGcggtaataatacttttattgagTATTGTGTATGGTGTAAGAAGACGGAGTTATAGCGTCAAATCTCAAAGAAGTTCTTTAGAAAAT GGGACACcgataaatctgaaaaaaggATTATTATTAGCCCATAAGTATACGCCTAATCCTCAATATTTCACCTGCACTTCTCCTGGAGTTCTGATCATACAACGGGATAGTCTCACATTTTTACATGACATCGGCGAAGGATGCTTTGGAAAGGTTTACAAAG gTGAATGGCATAATGAAAGCAAGAAAGAGATTGTCGCCATAAAGGTCTTAAAAGAAACTGCGACGCCCGAGACCGAACAAGACTTTATGCGAGAAGTAGATATTATGTCCACGTTCAGTCATACAAACATTTTGTCCCTGAAGGGAATGGTGCTTCGAGATGCCACGAATAATCCGTGGATGGTGTTTGAATATATGCCACACGGCGATCTCGCCGAACTACTACGGGCAAACTCCCCGCAACTTCGATTGTCAAAAAAACCTGGCGTGAAACCATTAACAAAG AATTCGCTGCATTGGATCTCGATACAAATAGCAGCTGGTATGTCTTACTTGGCGGCGCAAAGATTCGTACATCGCGATCTGGCGTGTCGAAATTGTCTGGTGGGTTTAGATTTAGTGGTGAAAATCGCTGACTTCGGCATGTCCCGAGACGTCTACACCTGCGATTATTACAAGATTGGAGGATCGCGTAAGCTACCAGTTCGCTGGATGTCACCGGAGAGCTTGATATACGGAAGATTTACTCTGGAAACTGATATCTGGAGCTACGGTGTTGTCCTCTGGGAAATTTTCTCATTCGGAAAAAACCCTTATTTCGGTTACAATAACGAAGAG GCTGTGAATCTCATATTACGAGGTATCATGCTTCTCCCGCCGGATGAATGTCCGCCTGTCATTTGCCAGATAATGCGCGACTGTTGGAAGCTAGAACCACGGGAACGAATCAAGTTTCCTGACATCCTGGATAGACTGGAGAAGGCGAAGAACGAATTGGTCCAGCAAGGATCATTGCCCAGACCGCCGCAGGGTCCTGTGACAGTTCGTACCCCGGATGTCTTGGATCCAGATGGTTACTTGCTTCCGGCTCCTGCGACTCCTCGTGAATATCTGCAAACTCTTCCACCTCTATCCGATTGA